Proteins encoded by one window of Halobacteriovorax sp. GB3:
- a CDS encoding tRNA-uridine aminocarboxypropyltransferase — protein MQSNKRTLCPKCERPDRVCLCEFVKPFETKIHFLILRHKTEVKHAFNTAKLCALSISNLLIEDGEDFSHNETLLAFLKHKPLLVYPGKDTMDLSALTPLKSPTKHFILIDGTWSKANKIYLTNKILHALPKLLIDTKSESDYLIRKSNKEGGISTLECVSEIGKALDCEVDYSTLDELFLGMVSLQKSFH, from the coding sequence ATGCAAAGCAACAAACGTACTCTATGTCCAAAATGTGAAAGGCCCGATCGCGTCTGCCTTTGTGAATTTGTTAAACCATTTGAAACTAAAATTCATTTTCTTATTCTGCGTCATAAAACTGAAGTCAAACATGCTTTCAATACCGCAAAGCTTTGCGCACTGAGTATCTCAAACCTTCTGATCGAAGACGGTGAAGACTTCTCACACAATGAAACTCTCCTTGCCTTTTTAAAGCACAAACCTCTTTTGGTTTATCCAGGCAAGGACACAATGGATCTTTCCGCTCTAACGCCTCTAAAATCGCCCACAAAGCACTTTATTTTAATTGATGGAACTTGGTCTAAGGCCAATAAAATCTATCTTACAAACAAAATTTTGCACGCTCTTCCTAAGCTCTTAATTGATACTAAAAGTGAGAGTGACTACCTGATTCGAAAGTCGAATAAAGAAGGTGGGATCTCTACTCTCGAATGTGTTTCAGAAATTGGAAAAGCTCTTGATTGCGAAGTTGATTACTCCACTTTAGATGAATTATTTCTGGGGATGGTCTCTTTGCAAAAGAGTTTTCATTAA
- a CDS encoding arginyltransferase, with the protein MRVLQEPQISKEEPCPYLDNRASKQQFFFALDVKKEEFEFLLEKGWRKFGLFYFKPECDNCRKCIPLRVLVDQFQIKKSHRRILKKNSDLTIKIRPLKYRDEIYDLYVKHSKERFVDTPYASKEFFIDTHFISSTASNMMEYWLDDKLIACGFLDYSHISLSSVYFIYDPDFKKRSLGIFGVLKELELASEQQLKYYYLGYWIKENSFMNYKSQFHPFEIFDWKSGIWKEIGKELI; encoded by the coding sequence ATGAGAGTATTGCAAGAGCCCCAAATTTCAAAAGAAGAGCCCTGTCCCTATCTGGACAATAGGGCCTCAAAACAGCAATTCTTTTTTGCTTTGGATGTTAAAAAAGAAGAGTTTGAATTCTTGCTTGAAAAAGGATGGAGAAAATTTGGTCTCTTCTATTTCAAACCAGAGTGCGACAATTGCAGAAAGTGCATTCCCTTGAGAGTTTTAGTTGATCAATTTCAAATAAAAAAATCTCATCGTCGAATTTTAAAGAAAAATAGCGATCTCACTATTAAAATTAGACCTTTAAAATATAGAGATGAAATCTATGATCTCTATGTTAAGCATTCTAAGGAGCGTTTTGTCGATACTCCCTATGCTAGTAAAGAGTTTTTCATTGATACCCATTTCATTTCTTCAACAGCATCAAATATGATGGAGTATTGGCTCGATGACAAATTGATTGCCTGTGGCTTTCTCGACTACTCACATATCTCATTAAGTAGTGTCTATTTTATCTACGATCCTGATTTTAAAAAGCGCTCTCTTGGAATATTTGGTGTTCTAAAAGAATTAGAGTTAGCATCAGAGCAACAACTCAAATACTACTACCTTGGCTATTGGATCAAAGAAAACTCATTCATGAACTATAAATCTCAATTTCATCCCTTCGAAATTTTTGATTGGAAAAGTGGTATCTGGAAGGAAATAGGAAAAGAACTGATCTAA
- the hemN gene encoding oxygen-independent coproporphyrinogen III oxidase, whose translation MNNLIKKYDIKGPRYTSYPPVPFWNGAPNEQTWLSHIERSYDENEGIDLYIHIPYCEKLCYYCGCNRTISKNKKLSTIYTEMILDEWSLYKRKLSIDLKIRSIHFGGGTPTFLSPLDFENLLGELSEFFTTDFKGSIEIDPRTCKEEHLQVLKKYSINRISMGIQDFDPQVQKIINREQSFELVEKLVCQMRDCGFESINFDLIYGLPGQTTQTISDTIDQVIKLDPDMIAFYSYAHLPERIKNQKLLPNDLIPFGDKKRELYEIGKEKLINSSMEEIGLDHFAKKSNYLCKVKREGKLLRNFMGYTDKKSSVLLGLGVTSISNTPFSFAQNEKEIKEYKHALEEGVLPLFHGHIQSQYDQLIERIIQDIMCNEKANFEEISEYPHIDKVLFELDQMQKDGLLLLETMAKKIKVLPRGRTFLRNIAMCFDSYLRERKENNFSRTI comes from the coding sequence ATGAATAATCTGATAAAAAAATACGATATCAAAGGCCCTCGCTATACGAGCTATCCACCCGTCCCGTTTTGGAATGGAGCTCCTAATGAGCAGACATGGCTCTCACACATTGAAAGAAGCTATGATGAAAATGAGGGGATAGATCTCTACATTCACATCCCCTATTGCGAAAAACTCTGCTACTACTGTGGTTGCAACAGAACGATTTCTAAAAATAAAAAATTATCGACAATTTACACTGAAATGATTCTCGATGAATGGTCACTCTATAAAAGAAAACTTTCAATCGATTTAAAAATTAGATCGATTCACTTTGGTGGTGGAACTCCTACCTTTCTCTCCCCTTTAGACTTTGAAAATCTCTTAGGAGAGCTGAGTGAATTCTTTACGACTGACTTCAAAGGTTCAATTGAAATTGATCCAAGAACTTGCAAAGAAGAACATCTTCAAGTTTTAAAGAAGTATTCTATCAACAGAATATCAATGGGGATTCAAGACTTTGACCCTCAAGTGCAAAAGATCATAAACCGCGAACAAAGTTTTGAACTTGTCGAGAAGCTCGTTTGTCAAATGAGAGATTGTGGTTTCGAATCTATTAACTTTGATCTCATCTATGGACTCCCGGGGCAAACGACTCAAACAATTTCAGACACGATAGATCAAGTCATCAAGCTCGATCCCGATATGATTGCATTTTATAGCTATGCCCATCTGCCAGAGAGAATTAAAAACCAAAAACTTCTTCCTAATGATTTGATCCCTTTCGGTGACAAGAAAAGAGAGCTCTATGAGATAGGTAAAGAAAAGCTTATCAACTCATCAATGGAAGAAATTGGGCTCGACCACTTTGCAAAGAAAAGTAACTATCTTTGCAAAGTGAAACGAGAGGGAAAACTTTTAAGAAACTTCATGGGCTATACAGATAAGAAATCATCAGTTCTCTTAGGATTAGGTGTCACAAGTATCTCAAATACACCATTTAGCTTTGCTCAGAATGAAAAAGAGATAAAGGAATACAAGCACGCCTTAGAAGAAGGTGTTCTCCCTCTTTTTCATGGGCATATTCAAAGTCAATACGATCAGCTTATTGAACGCATTATTCAAGACATTATGTGCAACGAAAAAGCAAACTTTGAAGAGATTTCAGAGTATCCACATATTGATAAAGTCTTATTTGAGCTAGATCAAATGCAAAAAGACGGCCTTCTGTTATTAGAAACAATGGCCAAAAAAATAAAAGTCCTCCCTAGAGGAAGGACTTTTCTAAGAAATATTGCAATGTGTTTTGATTCTTATCTGAGAGAGAGAAAAGAAAATAATTTTTCGAGAACGATTTAG
- a CDS encoding Kazal-type serine protease inhibitor family protein produces MKAMIVLAATILFTQARAGEVISVRGNLLDDLRLRGKIQKMIVTDNEETIKLANEYIERMNCENGEYEIARNSEGEFELTDVKKCENWFDQTEEVQVCPEIYAPVCGQPLNEICEDEFSCGKSMPRNVTYSNSCDLYAAKALFVHAGECGADL; encoded by the coding sequence ATGAAAGCAATGATCGTTTTAGCAGCAACAATTCTTTTTACTCAAGCTCGCGCCGGTGAAGTTATCAGTGTTAGAGGAAACCTTCTTGATGATTTAAGGCTTCGTGGAAAAATTCAAAAGATGATAGTTACTGATAATGAAGAAACAATTAAGCTTGCTAATGAATATATTGAAAGAATGAACTGCGAAAATGGTGAGTATGAAATTGCTAGAAATAGCGAAGGTGAATTCGAACTTACAGATGTTAAAAAGTGTGAAAACTGGTTTGACCAAACAGAAGAAGTTCAAGTTTGTCCTGAAATTTATGCTCCTGTTTGTGGTCAACCATTGAATGAAATTTGTGAAGATGAATTTTCTTGTGGAAAATCAATGCCAAGAAATGTGACTTACTCAAATAGCTGTGACCTTTATGCTGCAAAAGCTCTCTTTGTTCACGCTGGTGAGTGTGGGGCAGATCTCTAA
- a CDS encoding LysR family transcriptional regulator: MLIDQVSLQTLRIFETVYREKTMSKAAIYLNMTQPGVSQHIQSLEESLGKKLFDRLGRKLVPTPNAKELYSSIRETLFTLEETLQQAKGDRDELKGKITFGLPIEFGNNIILPLMAKWSKNNPRVQFEIHYGHAKQMNDLLEDGRLDFAIVDSYSFSGRIKTVNLSKEHLVLCSSHEYISEKKLPQKMKFKNYHDLDFLDYVEGAPLLKQWFTHHYKGRIPNLNMKAQLMDVQGISQMISKGLGLGILPMHIVNRLEKQGKKFAIFEGSTSPLYNEINLATLSMKSQSYTTSDFINYLLESMIEREIRMNE; the protein is encoded by the coding sequence ATGTTAATTGACCAAGTATCACTTCAAACATTGCGCATCTTTGAGACCGTTTACAGAGAAAAAACGATGTCCAAAGCAGCAATTTATCTCAATATGACTCAACCAGGGGTCTCTCAGCACATTCAATCTCTTGAAGAGAGCCTTGGAAAAAAACTTTTTGATCGTCTCGGTCGAAAGTTAGTTCCAACACCCAATGCAAAAGAGCTCTACTCAAGTATCAGGGAAACACTCTTTACTCTGGAAGAAACTCTTCAGCAGGCAAAGGGTGATCGCGATGAGCTCAAAGGAAAAATTACCTTTGGCCTTCCCATAGAATTTGGGAATAATATCATCCTTCCTCTCATGGCCAAGTGGTCTAAAAACAATCCACGGGTTCAATTTGAAATCCACTACGGACACGCTAAACAGATGAACGACCTACTCGAAGATGGGCGACTCGATTTTGCGATTGTCGATAGCTATTCATTTAGCGGAAGAATCAAAACTGTAAATTTATCAAAAGAACATCTTGTTCTTTGTAGCTCACATGAATATATCAGTGAAAAGAAACTACCTCAGAAAATGAAATTTAAAAATTATCACGATTTAGATTTTCTTGATTACGTTGAAGGCGCTCCACTTTTGAAACAATGGTTCACTCACCATTACAAAGGACGTATTCCCAATCTTAACATGAAAGCACAACTGATGGATGTTCAAGGTATCTCGCAAATGATCTCTAAGGGTCTTGGCCTTGGCATTCTCCCCATGCACATTGTGAATCGCTTAGAAAAACAAGGGAAGAAATTTGCCATCTTTGAAGGCTCTACCTCCCCTTTATATAATGAAATTAACCTCGCAACTCTCTCTATGAAAAGCCAAAGTTATACAACTAGCGATTTTATCAATTATCTTTTAGAATCAATGATTGAAAGGGAAATAAGAATGAACGAATAG
- a CDS encoding cation diffusion facilitator family transporter: MGNDHGHNHNHHAHSGSKNILIAFLLNFTFAIVEFIGGLYTNSMAILSDSLHDFGDSMALLLSYFMEKYSKKDPDAKYTFGYKRFSVLSAMINGLILFLGSLFVIKEAFERVFNPSEIHQEGMLILAILGIVVNSIAAWRLSKDEGLNQKMVMLHLLEDILGWVAVFIVSIVLFFKPWFVLDSILSILISILILKNVYKNLLETFKILLQKFPNDLELDSMEKEIKSLRDVIDIHCIQGWSLDSSSFALNLHVVAKDQSTIKEIDSIKRDIKEILKKYDVEQSSIEFESQSYHCDHSLKK, encoded by the coding sequence ATGGGAAATGATCATGGACACAATCACAACCATCATGCACATAGTGGTTCTAAAAATATTCTCATCGCTTTTCTTTTAAATTTTACCTTTGCCATCGTCGAATTTATTGGTGGACTTTATACTAACTCCATGGCCATTCTCTCAGACTCGCTTCATGACTTTGGAGATAGTATGGCGCTACTTCTTAGTTACTTTATGGAAAAGTATTCTAAGAAAGACCCTGATGCTAAATACACTTTTGGCTACAAACGCTTTTCCGTTTTGTCGGCGATGATTAACGGACTTATTCTCTTCTTGGGTTCACTCTTTGTTATAAAAGAAGCGTTTGAAAGAGTCTTTAACCCCTCCGAGATTCATCAAGAGGGAATGCTCATTCTGGCCATTTTAGGTATTGTAGTGAATTCAATCGCAGCATGGAGACTCTCAAAAGATGAAGGCCTCAATCAGAAGATGGTTATGCTTCACTTACTCGAGGATATACTAGGTTGGGTTGCCGTTTTCATTGTTAGTATTGTGCTCTTTTTTAAACCATGGTTCGTTTTAGATAGTATTCTTTCAATTCTTATCTCCATTCTCATTCTAAAAAATGTTTATAAGAATTTATTGGAAACGTTTAAAATTCTCCTTCAAAAATTTCCAAATGATTTAGAACTGGATTCAATGGAAAAAGAAATAAAATCTCTAAGAGATGTCATCGATATTCATTGTATTCAAGGATGGTCACTTGATTCATCTAGCTTCGCTCTCAACTTGCATGTTGTTGCTAAAGATCAATCGACAATCAAAGAAATTGATTCTATTAAAAGAGATATCAAAGAGATTTTAAAGAAATACGATGTTGAACAAAGCTCAATTGAGTTTGAATCACAAAGCTATCATTGTGATCACTCCCTTAAGAAATAA
- a CDS encoding alpha-ketoglutarate-dependent dioxygenase AlkB family protein, protein MIDLFLSEDYKIVLDRDGEVRYYPHFLEDDYFDLLNSQIEWRQDQITLYGKTHDVPRLQAWYGDEGVEYGYSNIPLSPKPWTKSLLEIKSLVEQKTGHHFNGCLCNLYRTGRDYASWHSDDEPELGRNPVIASVSLGDTRKFVLKHKTNKGIEKVEIELEDKSLLLMLGSLQHHWKHQLNKTQKAVGPRINLTFRKVIS, encoded by the coding sequence ATGATTGATTTATTTCTTAGCGAAGACTACAAGATTGTTCTAGATCGCGATGGTGAAGTTCGCTATTATCCCCATTTTTTAGAAGATGATTACTTCGATTTATTGAATTCACAAATTGAGTGGCGCCAAGATCAAATTACTCTTTATGGGAAGACTCACGATGTCCCAAGGCTTCAGGCCTGGTATGGAGACGAGGGAGTTGAATACGGTTATTCTAATATTCCTTTAAGTCCAAAACCGTGGACAAAATCACTTCTTGAAATTAAATCTCTCGTTGAGCAGAAAACGGGCCATCATTTCAATGGCTGTCTTTGCAATCTCTATCGAACAGGAAGAGACTACGCTTCTTGGCATAGTGATGATGAACCTGAACTTGGTAGAAACCCTGTTATCGCATCTGTTTCTTTAGGTGATACTCGAAAATTTGTTCTTAAGCACAAAACGAATAAGGGAATTGAGAAAGTTGAAATTGAATTAGAAGATAAAAGTCTACTTCTTATGCTTGGATCTCTTCAGCATCATTGGAAGCATCAATTGAATAAAACGCAAAAAGCTGTCGGCCCCCGTATAAATCTAACTTTTAGAAAGGTTATTTCTTAA
- a CDS encoding amino acid ABC transporter ATP-binding protein, whose translation MADSIIRVSELNKWYDDFHVLKNINLDVKKGERIVICGPSGSGKSTLIRCLNRLEEHQQGKIEIDNIELTENLKNIEGIRKEVGMVFQHFNLFPHLTILENLTLAPRFVKKTPKKEAAAIAMKYLERVKIADQAHKYPGQLSGGQKQRVAIARSLCMQPKIMLFDEPTSALDPEMVKEVLDVMVDLAKEGMTMLCVTHEMGFAKLVADRVIFMDGGEILEESEPESFFGDPKHERTREFLSQILD comes from the coding sequence ATGGCTGATTCAATCATTCGCGTTAGTGAGCTTAATAAATGGTATGACGATTTTCATGTCTTAAAAAACATTAATCTGGATGTTAAAAAAGGCGAACGAATTGTTATTTGTGGTCCATCTGGTTCTGGAAAGTCGACTTTAATTCGTTGCTTAAATCGTCTTGAAGAACACCAGCAGGGAAAGATTGAAATTGATAATATTGAGTTAACTGAAAACCTAAAAAATATTGAAGGGATTAGAAAAGAAGTAGGAATGGTATTTCAACATTTCAATCTCTTTCCCCATCTTACGATTTTGGAAAATTTAACTTTAGCTCCTCGCTTTGTTAAAAAAACTCCTAAGAAAGAAGCCGCAGCAATCGCCATGAAGTATCTCGAGAGAGTAAAAATCGCAGACCAAGCTCACAAGTACCCTGGGCAACTTTCGGGGGGTCAAAAACAACGCGTGGCCATTGCGAGATCTCTTTGTATGCAGCCAAAAATAATGCTCTTTGATGAGCCCACATCAGCACTTGATCCGGAGATGGTTAAAGAGGTTCTCGATGTTATGGTTGATTTGGCCAAAGAGGGAATGACTATGCTGTGTGTAACTCACGAGATGGGTTTTGCAAAGCTTGTTGCCGATAGAGTCATCTTTATGGACGGTGGAGAAATTCTAGAGGAGAGTGAGCCTGAGAGTTTCTTTGGTGACCCTAAGCATGAGAGAACTCGTGAATTCTTGTCACAGATCCTTGATTAG
- a CDS encoding amino acid ABC transporter permease, with product MQKWLKKNLFSSYINSFLTVVILFLLSYFSYQFIDWFFIKGVWRGDSSVCMQSEGACVSFIINKARFIIFGFYPDESLWRPITAMGLLFALVFYSKEPKRWNKRILYQWLAFFFWAYLLMKGGMLGLSTVDSSKWGGLPLTLMLSVIGIGASYPIGIILALGRRSKMPLIKSLCVGYIELIRGVPMISLLFMSSVMFPLFLPEGVQLNKLVRAQIAIIMFVSAYMAEVVRGGLQAVDQGQYEAAESLGLNYYQTMRYIILPQALKIVIPPSVNTAIGLFKDTSLVVIIALFDLLSGAKASVQDSEWLGFSVEAYLFVAAIYFIFCFAMGKYSRRLEYEFNTSRER from the coding sequence ATGCAAAAGTGGCTGAAGAAGAATCTATTTAGTAGCTATATCAATAGTTTTTTAACAGTCGTTATTTTATTTTTACTAAGTTACTTCTCTTATCAATTTATTGATTGGTTTTTTATCAAAGGAGTCTGGAGAGGGGACTCTTCTGTTTGCATGCAATCAGAGGGAGCTTGCGTTTCATTCATTATTAATAAGGCACGTTTTATTATTTTCGGTTTTTACCCCGATGAATCTCTCTGGAGACCAATAACGGCGATGGGGCTTTTATTTGCATTGGTTTTCTATTCAAAAGAGCCTAAACGTTGGAATAAGAGAATCCTTTATCAGTGGTTGGCCTTTTTCTTTTGGGCCTATCTTTTAATGAAAGGTGGAATGCTTGGTCTTTCAACAGTTGATTCTTCAAAGTGGGGAGGGCTTCCTTTAACTTTGATGTTATCGGTGATTGGAATTGGTGCGAGTTATCCAATCGGTATCATTCTCGCACTTGGAAGACGCTCAAAGATGCCGTTGATCAAGTCTCTTTGCGTTGGCTATATTGAACTTATTAGAGGTGTTCCTATGATTTCACTTCTCTTTATGAGCTCTGTTATGTTTCCGCTATTTCTTCCTGAAGGAGTGCAATTAAATAAACTTGTTCGTGCTCAAATTGCTATCATTATGTTTGTTTCTGCTTATATGGCCGAGGTCGTTCGAGGAGGACTTCAAGCTGTGGACCAAGGGCAATATGAAGCAGCTGAATCATTAGGACTCAATTATTATCAGACGATGAGATATATTATTTTACCTCAGGCCTTAAAAATTGTTATCCCTCCGAGTGTTAACACGGCCATTGGTCTTTTCAAAGATACTTCTCTTGTTGTGATTATTGCACTTTTTGATCTTTTAAGTGGGGCTAAGGCCTCTGTACAAGATAGTGAATGGCTTGGATTTAGTGTTGAAGCGTATCTCTTTGTTGCAGCAATCTATTTTATCTTTTGCTTTGCAATGGGAAAATATTCAAGACGTTTAGAATATGAATTTAATACTTCAAGAGAAAGGTGA
- a CDS encoding amino acid ABC transporter permease has product MTWNDPKLRQIIYQLVTFSVVVFAAWFLFTETQSNLAKQNIASGFSFLKSEAGFEIGESVLNYAPDHSYARALYVGFFNTLKVAFIGNIFALILGIILGICRLSKNYLLSQVSKGYIEVARNTPLLLQLFFWYAVITETLPSVRGALNPFGSVFLSNRGVFFPVFKSHPTWSYVGISFALSVVLCFVVRYFSKKKQEETGKELPVLFVSLALLIGIPLLTWLIGGYPMELNSPALKGFNFSGGYSFSPEFSALLLGLVVYTSAFNAEIVRSGIESVDKGQWEAADSLGLSRTRTMSLVILPQALRVIVPPITSQILNLTKNSSLAVAIGYPDFVSVANTTMNQTGQAVEMVALIMLCYLFFSLTTSFVMNLYNKSVALKER; this is encoded by the coding sequence ATGACATGGAATGATCCAAAGTTAAGACAAATTATCTATCAACTCGTCACATTTAGTGTCGTCGTTTTTGCTGCTTGGTTTTTATTCACTGAGACGCAATCAAATTTAGCAAAGCAAAATATTGCTAGCGGCTTTTCCTTTTTAAAAAGTGAGGCCGGCTTTGAAATAGGCGAGAGCGTTTTAAACTATGCTCCTGATCATTCCTATGCACGTGCTTTATACGTTGGTTTTTTCAATACATTGAAAGTTGCCTTTATTGGAAATATATTCGCTCTCATCTTGGGAATTATTTTAGGAATTTGTCGACTATCAAAGAATTATCTTCTGTCACAAGTTTCTAAGGGCTATATTGAAGTCGCAAGAAATACTCCTTTATTACTTCAACTCTTTTTTTGGTATGCTGTCATAACAGAAACTCTACCAAGTGTTCGAGGGGCCCTTAATCCGTTTGGATCAGTCTTTCTGTCAAATAGGGGCGTTTTCTTTCCTGTTTTTAAGTCTCATCCAACTTGGAGTTATGTCGGGATCTCTTTCGCTCTTTCTGTTGTCTTATGTTTTGTCGTTCGCTACTTTTCAAAGAAAAAACAAGAAGAGACAGGTAAGGAACTTCCTGTACTCTTTGTCTCTCTAGCTCTATTGATTGGAATTCCTCTATTAACGTGGCTCATTGGAGGATATCCAATGGAATTAAATTCACCAGCTCTAAAAGGTTTTAACTTTAGTGGTGGATATAGCTTCTCTCCTGAATTTAGTGCGCTTCTTTTAGGTCTCGTTGTTTATACTTCAGCTTTTAATGCTGAGATTGTTCGATCGGGAATTGAATCAGTTGATAAGGGGCAATGGGAAGCAGCTGACTCTCTCGGTTTATCGCGAACGAGAACGATGAGTCTGGTTATTCTTCCCCAAGCATTGAGGGTTATCGTTCCGCCTATAACGTCACAAATTTTAAATCTAACTAAAAACAGCTCGCTCGCGGTGGCCATTGGTTATCCTGACTTTGTGAGTGTCGCTAATACAACGATGAATCAAACTGGGCAAGCTGTCGAGATGGTCGCACTTATTATGCTTTGTTATCTCTTTTTTAGTTTAACGACTAGTTTTGTTATGAACCTCTATAATAAGTCAGTTGCTTTAAAAGAGAGATAG
- a CDS encoding amino acid ABC transporter substrate-binding protein, with the protein MKLKSLINTVGLCLLYISQTQAGSQLDAIKKRGYLNCGVSTGLVGFSSPNSKGEWKGFDVDVCRAVATTIFSNAKKVKFVPLSGQQRFVALQTGTVDVLSRVTSKTLSRDSGIGLRFGPVVFYDGQAFMVKKDIGLKSAKELDGASVCTQQGTTSELNMTDFFRTNKLKFKPIVFENYNESIQAFFKGRCDTYTNDSSGLASARASAGKVNKFEILPERVSKEPLAPAIKQGDADLYNILSWSVYAMIEAEELNVDSKNIDQMKKSKDIRIQRLLGIKPGNGKSLGVDEQWAYNIVKQVGNYAEVFKRNLGDDSPLKLKRGQNALWNEGGLMYAPPLR; encoded by the coding sequence GTGAAATTAAAATCACTCATTAATACGGTTGGGCTGTGCCTGCTTTATATATCTCAAACTCAGGCTGGAAGTCAGCTTGATGCCATTAAGAAGCGTGGCTACCTTAATTGTGGTGTTTCCACTGGTCTTGTTGGTTTTTCTTCTCCCAATTCTAAAGGAGAGTGGAAAGGTTTTGATGTGGATGTATGCCGAGCGGTTGCAACGACAATTTTCTCTAATGCTAAGAAAGTAAAATTTGTTCCTCTAAGTGGACAGCAGCGTTTTGTCGCTCTTCAAACGGGAACTGTTGATGTTCTCTCACGTGTAACGAGTAAAACACTTTCTCGTGACTCGGGTATTGGGCTTCGTTTTGGCCCTGTTGTTTTCTATGACGGGCAAGCTTTCATGGTTAAAAAAGACATTGGGCTAAAGTCGGCCAAAGAACTTGATGGAGCAAGCGTTTGTACCCAACAAGGAACGACATCTGAACTTAATATGACGGACTTTTTTAGAACGAATAAGCTTAAGTTTAAGCCAATTGTTTTTGAAAATTATAATGAGAGTATTCAGGCCTTTTTTAAGGGGCGTTGTGATACGTACACAAATGATAGCTCAGGCCTTGCTTCAGCGAGAGCGTCAGCAGGCAAGGTGAATAAATTTGAAATTTTACCTGAGCGAGTTTCTAAAGAACCATTAGCTCCTGCGATTAAGCAGGGAGACGCTGATCTCTATAACATTCTCTCTTGGTCGGTTTATGCCATGATTGAAGCAGAAGAGCTTAATGTTGACTCTAAGAATATTGATCAAATGAAAAAGAGCAAAGATATTCGAATTCAAAGACTTCTAGGTATCAAACCTGGAAACGGAAAAAGTCTAGGAGTTGATGAGCAGTGGGCCTATAATATTGTTAAGCAAGTTGGAAATTATGCAGAAGTCTTTAAGAGAAATCTTGGCGATGATTCTCCTTTGAAGTTAAAAAGGGGACAAAATGCTCTTTGGAATGAGGGCGGGTTGATGTATGCGCCGCCTTTGAGATAG
- a CDS encoding NAD-dependent epimerase/dehydratase family protein, with the protein MSISDPSKRVELPSSMEGKTVLVAGAAGFVPSTVSEFYLNLGAKVIGLDNFVTGSRSNIEILNKYENFEFHECNIYESLPDFSGVKIDYILSLASPASPIDFKVLPLEIMRVNSEGTMHLLELAKDKGARFLEASTSEVYGDPEIHPQREDYVGHVNPIGPRACYDEAKRFAEAMTMSYHTKYGVDTRIIRIFNTYGPRMRPNDGRVIPNFINQAMKGEDLTVYGDGLQTRSFCYVTDLVNAIHNVLFSHDHTPFNIGNPDEYTILDAAKYIIEALGSTSKIVHLELPKDDPKRRRPVLDKLQAVSDYRPQVSFKDGIAKTALYFKEIAQKN; encoded by the coding sequence ATGTCAATTTCTGACCCATCAAAGAGGGTAGAGCTTCCAAGCTCAATGGAAGGTAAAACTGTCCTTGTTGCCGGAGCCGCCGGTTTTGTTCCATCAACTGTATCTGAATTTTATCTCAACCTCGGTGCTAAAGTTATTGGCCTCGATAACTTTGTGACTGGTAGTCGCTCAAATATCGAGATTCTTAATAAGTATGAAAACTTTGAATTTCATGAGTGTAATATCTATGAATCACTTCCTGATTTTTCAGGAGTTAAGATCGACTATATTCTCTCACTTGCATCTCCTGCATCACCAATCGATTTCAAAGTTCTTCCTCTTGAAATTATGAGAGTAAACTCTGAAGGAACAATGCACCTTTTAGAGCTAGCAAAAGATAAGGGAGCAAGATTTTTAGAAGCTTCGACAAGTGAAGTTTATGGAGATCCTGAAATTCACCCCCAAAGAGAAGACTACGTAGGGCATGTCAATCCAATTGGACCTCGTGCTTGTTATGATGAGGCAAAGAGATTTGCTGAGGCCATGACAATGAGCTATCACACAAAGTATGGTGTTGATACGCGTATTATTCGTATCTTCAATACTTACGGACCAAGAATGCGCCCTAATGATGGAAGAGTTATTCCAAATTTTATCAATCAAGCAATGAAGGGTGAAGACCTAACTGTTTATGGTGATGGACTTCAAACGAGATCATTTTGCTATGTAACAGACCTTGTTAATGCAATCCATAACGTTCTCTTCTCTCACGACCATACTCCATTTAACATCGGAAACCCTGACGAGTATACAATCTTGGATGCCGCAAAATACATTATTGAGGCCCTTGGAAGTACTTCAAAGATTGTTCACTTAGAACTTCCTAAAGATGATCCAAAAAGAAGAAGACCAGTTCTAGATAAATTACAAGCAGTCAGTGACTATAGGCCACAGGTTTCATTTAAAGATGGAATTGCAAAGACGGCCCTTTATTTTAAAGAAATTGCGCAAAAGAATTAA